One stretch of Pantanalinema sp. DNA includes these proteins:
- a CDS encoding (deoxy)nucleoside triphosphate pyrophosphohydrolase, producing MHTPIEVVGAIIRRGDRVLIAQRPPGKHEALLWEFPGGKVEPGESPEACLAREIREELDAEIAVGAYFGDVLHDYGGRRIHLTCYWATLTGSEPRAIECHALAWVSASELGEYAFAPADVPLVARLGVILG from the coding sequence TTGCACACACCCATCGAAGTGGTCGGCGCCATCATCCGGCGCGGCGATCGCGTCCTCATTGCCCAGCGCCCGCCCGGCAAGCACGAGGCCCTCCTTTGGGAGTTCCCGGGGGGCAAGGTGGAGCCCGGCGAGTCGCCCGAGGCATGCCTCGCTCGCGAGATCCGCGAGGAGCTCGACGCCGAGATCGCGGTCGGCGCGTATTTCGGGGACGTCCTGCACGACTACGGCGGCCGCCGCATCCACCTGACATGCTACTGGGCCACCCTCACGGGGAGTGAACCCCGGGCGATCGAGTGCCACGCGCTCGCATGGGTGAGCGCCTCGGAGCTCGGCGAATACGCCTTCGCGCCGGCCGATGTCCCTCTGGTCGCGCGCCTCGGGGTGATCCTCGGCTGA